In Halorussus limi, a genomic segment contains:
- a CDS encoding ArsA family ATPase, which translates to MSQLDVEPVEHIDETDLPKGVDAPEYVLYGGKGGVGKTTMAAATGLASARDGTSTLVVSTDPAHSLSDTFGTDIPADPERIREDVPLYAAEIDPDAAMEAGEAMFGGVAGGTGGGDGADATGVGDPDAGATGGDAAGPMGGLAGMLGGDNPMDAMLGGPMPGADEAAAMQKLLEFMDDARFERVVVDTAPTGHTLRLLELPELMDTMVGRIMKLKQKFEGMMEGMKGMFGGDDADPEQGLDDLEELSQRIERLRSTLRDPSQTDFRVVMVPEEMSVFESKRLLGQLSEFGVPVGTVVVNKVMEDLTAVAGGGGTDTEAFVSPNLDTCEFCQRRWEVQQDALAEAQEVFRGHDVKRVPLLADEVRGERMLALVASCLE; encoded by the coding sequence ATGAGCCAACTCGACGTCGAACCGGTCGAACACATCGACGAGACCGACCTGCCGAAGGGTGTGGACGCGCCCGAGTACGTCCTCTACGGTGGGAAAGGCGGCGTCGGCAAGACCACGATGGCGGCCGCGACGGGTCTGGCGAGCGCCCGCGACGGCACCTCGACGCTGGTCGTCTCCACCGACCCAGCCCACTCGCTGTCGGACACCTTCGGGACCGATATCCCGGCCGACCCCGAGCGCATCCGGGAGGACGTGCCGCTCTACGCCGCCGAAATCGACCCCGACGCCGCGATGGAGGCCGGCGAGGCGATGTTCGGCGGGGTCGCGGGCGGCACGGGCGGCGGGGACGGTGCCGACGCCACGGGCGTCGGAGACCCGGACGCGGGTGCGACGGGCGGCGACGCCGCCGGACCGATGGGCGGCCTCGCGGGGATGCTCGGGGGCGACAATCCGATGGACGCGATGCTCGGCGGGCCGATGCCGGGCGCGGACGAGGCCGCCGCGATGCAGAAGCTCTTGGAGTTCATGGACGACGCGCGGTTCGAGCGCGTGGTCGTGGACACCGCGCCGACCGGCCACACCCTCCGCCTGCTCGAACTGCCGGAACTCATGGACACGATGGTCGGCCGAATCATGAAACTCAAGCAGAAGTTCGAGGGCATGATGGAGGGGATGAAGGGCATGTTCGGCGGCGACGACGCCGACCCCGAGCAGGGGTTGGACGACCTCGAAGAACTGAGCCAGCGCATCGAGCGCCTCCGCTCGACGCTCCGGGACCCGAGCCAGACCGACTTCCGGGTCGTGATGGTGCCCGAGGAGATGAGCGTCTTCGAGTCCAAGCGCCTGCTCGGCCAACTCTCGGAGTTCGGCGTCCCGGTCGGTACCGTGGTGGTCAACAAGGTGATGGAGGACCTGACCGCCGTGGCGGGCGGTGGAGGTACCGACACGGAAGCGTTCGTCTCGCCGAACCTCGACACCTGCGAGTTCTGTCAGCGCCGGTGGGAGGTCCAACAGGACGCGCTCGCAGAGGCGCAGGAGGTCTTCCGCGGCCACGACGTGAAGCGCGTGCCGCTGCTCGCCGACGAGGTTCGCGGCGAGCGCATGCTGGCGCTCGTGGCGAGTTGCCTGGAGTGA